aaagaaaaaatccaagCCGCCAACATCGACGAGCTCGAGCAAGAGGTAGgtgtatacataaatattagatagttgTGTGTTCTCAAAACCATAAAATAGCCTTTACGTAGTATTCTAACGcagattataaattaataatattttaatagtaacttatttttatttccaggTCAAAACGTTCGTCCCATACCGATTCGTATCTCTCATCCTCCACTGAGGAAGATTTGCCAGCACCGCCACCGCTACCACCGAAGGCTGACGCGgtcgaaaaaagaaaaaatccaagCCATCGACATCGTCAGCAAGCTCGAGCAAGAGGGTCAGAATAGCTCCTGTGAAGCCGCGGCACGGCACTGCAGCGGAACTATTCGGTGCCGATAGCGATGACGAGGGATTAGAAGCGAACCAACCTGCAGGGGAGGGTAAATTATTATCGTACATTTCACGACGACTTGCGAACGGTTTTGCTCGTCAGACAAATCCTGATAAAAAGGGCACCCACTTTGTTGAGGTCAAAGTGTATAAATGCGATGATATTGAAAAGGTGACACCAGTAAATCGATGGCGTCATGCtgtagtaaatattaaaaaccgAACCGATGATAATACTGAAGCTTGGAGACACTTGGCTAATTTTATTCACGCAACGCGAAAGGAATACCGAACATGTGCGCCGTCATTTGTTAGCAATTATTATTGATCAATTTAAGCCCTCGTATATATCTCTTATTACCACACTTATTAGTGCATCTGTAATAAAATACGaggattataaataaatgactaataAATAACGAGCTGATATTTGTGGTATTCCTTTTACGTTCTGTGAATAATTTTAACTAAATGTTCAAACGTGTTAGAgtgaatttatttctttttcgtACATAGAATTAttcctttttgtaaaatatgggACCAATTGCATAGATTGAACTATGCGTGGATCCAACTATCCTGAACACAACGTAAAAGTAATAGCACAGATGTGAGCCCTCATTTATTTGTTGACATctattaataatgttttttacCCATATTCATTTTGAATTACATTACCTATGTTATGAAATGgaatataagtattatataatacatactttaattaattataaatgtatatctATTGTAGTACTAATTTGGAATAAAATGATATCTATAAAGTGTGTTATTTTGTTTACAGTGGGATCACGTAACCGTCCGTTATCCAGAactattttaatgaaatgtgaCAAATGTCAAATTAAATTGCCTAAGAATGAATACAATGCCCATTTGAGAACTAATTTACATAAATCGAATTGCATATTGAAAACTGATTTGAATAATATTGAAATTATAGCAACAGCCTTTAAAAACAGAATAGTCACCTATCGTCTGAATGCAACACAAAATGAATACGTAACTCCTGAGACGTTTTTGTGTGATATCAAAAGTAACATTATGAAAGTTGTAGAAATGTCATTACGGGAACATAAaagtatcaaaataaactatgagCTTTTCGTTTACTTTACATTACCTCATTCAGGCAAACAACAGTTAAAGTCATTCAATACAAAATATGATGTTATTTAtgaaaacacaaatatcaatGAACTGTTTGAAAATACGAttgaacatttaaaaaataaagttatagaATTTGAGCACCGTGAATCAGGCTGGTCTTTTGTCGCAATAAGTCATTTAGAAGTTAACGTAAACAAGTATTGTCCGATGCGAGGAGGTACTTACATACCTTTACCCCCAAGTGTCAAAAATACTAAAAGCTGCATTAATATTCAAAACAACGATAATTGTTGCTTTTTATGGAGTATACTGGCTGGTCTATATCCTGCAAAGAATAATGTGTGTCGAACTAAATCATACCCGCACTATTCAGATGTTTTAAATATCGATGGAATGTCATTCCCATTATCAGTCAGCGATATACagttatttgaaaaaaataacccTGATATAAGCATTTGTATATATGGATTGGATAATAAGTATGCAGTAACAGGTCCTCTATATAGATCCAAATCaaagaaaaataatcattttaatcTATTATATATTGAAGTCGTTGGTAAAGGACATTACTGTTTAATTAAAGACCTGGTACGATTAGTTAGAAGACAAGTAACTTTACATAGAGGCCACATGCATTTCTGTGACTCATGTTTGCAATTTTTAAAAgcgataataaatttaaaacacaccattgttccgaaattgtaacAGTTTTACCTAATGAAAATACTGTCATTCAATTTAAGAACTTCGAACGTAAAcaaaaaatcaattttattatatacgctgattttgaaagtatgttaattaattgtaattcaGACAGTAGTAAAAATACGCAAAACCTAAAAAAGCATGTcccgacatgtttcggttaTTACATATGCTGCTCGCACGATGCAAGTTTGAATAAATATGTTTCTTACAGAGGTGAAGATTGTGTAAAAGTTTTTGTTGAATGGTTAATAAACGATATTCATGAAATTCACAacatactaattaaaaataatcctatGAATCCATTAACATATAAAGAAAAGTGTAATTATGAGAATGCTACACACTGTCATATTTGTAAGCAGTTTTTATTTGGTGACAAAGTCCGTGATCACGATCACATTACATCAGAGTACAGAGGTGCAGCTCATTCACTTTGCAATTTGAAATACAGAATCTGTTCCTTTATACCAGTTGTCTTACATAATTTGACGGGGTATgatagtcatttatttatagaagaACTTGCAAAGTACCCCGGGTCTATCAAAATAATGCCACAGTCCAAGGAAAAATATTCAAGCATAACAAAAACTATATATTCTACTAACAAATCGAGCGCCAAACcaattgaaataaagtttatcgaTTCTTTTCAATTTCTTAGTTCCAGTTTATTTGAGTTAACCAAAAGTTTGAATAAAGAGGATTTTGTTAACTTGTCTAAAGAATTTACTGATACCCACCACTTTCAGTTATTAACACGTAAAGGTGTTTATCCCTATGATTACATTGATTCCTGGTTGAAATATGAAGACAATAAACTACCGACAAAAGAAATGTTTTATAATACTCTAAAATCTAAACACATCTCAGATATTGATTATAATCATGCCGAAACTGTGTGGTCAGCTTTTAATATAATGACTTTAGGGAATATACTGATTTATACTTAAAATGTGACGTCTTGTTGTTAAGCGATGTGTTTGAACATTTTAGAAATACAAGTTTGAAGCATTATAATCTAGACCCAGCCTATTATGTATCTGCACCTAATTTAAGTTGGGATGCTATGCTTTTGTTTACAGACGTAAAATTACAGTTAATACACGACTTAGAAGTATATCAGATGATAGAAAGAGGGATACGTGGTGGATTAGCCCAGTGTTCTCTTCGGAATTCAAAAGCAAACAATAAATACACCCCTGATTTTGATACTTCTAGACCCACCTCATATTTGATGTATCTGGATTGTAACAATCTCTATGGTTATGCTATGAGACAAAAATTACCTGTATCAGACTTTGAGTTTTTAACTTTAGATCGGGTTAGAAATTTTGACATACTGACTATACCAGAAAACGGTGAACATGGATACATTTTAGAAGTTGACATGAGTTATCCTGATCATTTACACGATCTGCATGCCGATTTGCCTTTTGCACCTGAAAGGTTTGTTCCCCCAGGTGGGAAGTCAGAAAAGTTAATTGCAAATTTATATGACAAATACAACTATATCATTCATTTCGTACATTTGAAGGAATGTTTAAAGAACGGGTTAGTGTTACAGAAAATACATCGCATTCTACGTTTTAGACAGTCTAActtcttacaaaaatatattgatctAAATACTCGATTACGACAAGAAGCTTCTACTTCATTTGAAAAAgacttttttaaactattaaataaTGCTATATTtggaaaaacaattgaaaataagCGAAAACATTTACATGTTCAATTAGCAATAAAATGGAAAGACAATGacaataaaacaaacaaacacttaggtgcagaaaaaatattattaaaacctAATGTAAAGAATGTATCCATATTTAATGAAAACTTTGTGGCTGTTCAATTAAGTCCTGAAAAAATTTGTTTAGACCGCCCGATTTATATTGGATTTACAGTTTTAGAATTGGCAAAAACACATTTATAtcaatttcattataatttcattaaaaaaacgtacaaaGAAAACGTGAAACTCTGTTATACTGATACTGATAGCCTTCTTTATAACATTATTACTGATGACTTTTACAATgatctaaataaaaacatatcaaaATATGATACTAGTAATTATGACCACAATAACCCTTATGGTATACCTAAACTAAATGCTAAAGTACCTGGTTTATTTAAAGATGAATTTGGTGGTACGGTAATTACTGAATTTATTGGATTAAGAGCAAAACTGtactgtttaaaaaatgtaaagaaGACAATAACGAAAGCAAAAGGTGTCACAAAACCTATAACGAATAAATTAAGAATTAAACATTTTGACAAAGTTTTGCAAACAAAAAAAGTGTATACccataatatgaatatgattcGATCAATCAAACATGTTTTATATTCACAGCAAGTTGATAAAGTAGTTTTAAACTGCAACGATGATAAAAGGCAGATATTGCCTGACAATATACAAACATTACCATGGGGGcactgtaagactatattttaaattatataataatgtgatactaaaatttgtttttgtttgtttttttttgtacctatctGTAATAATCTCcagaaatttaataaatttatttactctgttaatcaattgttttatttatgttaagaCATATCCTATAAAAAGCGTTgagatatcatatttttttcataataacaatgaaattcatTAAGCATACCCAAACTCTggaagtaaataatataatcgTTGAAAATGACGTGCATAAAAATACAAGACATAGTACATTATTACCTAATACAATCCGCTGTATAATATGTGGACCTTCAAACTGTGGTAAaactaatgtaatattaaatttattattacatgaaaatggtctaaagtttaaaaatatctatttgtattcAAAGACCGCTTTTCAGCCAAAATATCGCTACCTCCAACTAATTATGGAGAAAATTCCAGATgctaactttttaatatttaatgacaATAAAGACGTTATCCATCCAAATGATGCTATGACCAATTCAATCATGATTTTCGATGATGTTGTATGTGAAAATCAAGTGAACATTAGGAATTACTTTGCTATGGGAAGACATCGACAAAttgattgtttttatttatcgcaAACTTACTCCAAAATTCCGAAGCAACTGTTAAGAGACAATGTGAATctcttaattgtttttaaacaaGATGATACTAACTTAAAACATATATACAATGAACATGTAAACACCGATATGGATTGGATAAAATTTAAAGAACTTTGTTCAATTATATGGGATGATTGTTTTagctttttattaattaataaagattGTACACTAGATAAAGGACGATATACACAGGGGtttgatacatttatttacttttaaatttcccattatttaatgttttaaatgttgACGAAGGCTCACTTGAAACTGAGTGCTCGTATTAAAAGGTTGGTGTCAAGACTGCTGAAATGGATACACATTTAAAAGATCAATTTATCAAAGCAGTAgataacataaaaaacaaaataaagaagataaataatgaagaacatgaaaataatattaatttaaaaaaagtttttaaacctATTACTGAACCATTAGAAAACCTCGTTATGCAAAGTTCTTTTGTTAAACCAGCTATTAACATGACTACAAGTACAGATACGAGTGACAAATCTCAGAATTTAAATGATTCTATAGGATACAAAAATTTCAAAGAGATAATTGCTCCTGATCAGCATTCAGAATATTATGAATACTCTAATGTTAGTAATAAAACTTCTCAAGAACAAAATAATGATACACTTCTATCTCTAAAAAAGAAGACATGATTGATTTATATGAGGACATCAATATACCATTCGGGATTCGTAGCACGAATAAAAAGTTGATGATGGGTAATTCTGATGTATACTTGTCTTTGGTAAATAAGACTTCCGATACTGAAAAACAATATGTTATTACTATAGACAACAAAAAATTTGAATTAACCGCAGGGTTGAAAGAACTATTGATGCGAAACAAACCCAATCTCAGTCTTGTTACTGAAAAAGATAAAACTGAATACAAAGAAATGTTAACCCGTACAAACGCACATAAACGAGATTTTGATCCAAACGGAAAATTAAAAGGAGACAAAGGTATAAAATATTGCAGTATTATCAAACCTCTCTTTTCAcaattacttgacactaacatTAAAACAGGTGGTAACTTACCTGCAttaaaacattataaaagtaacaCAGATTATATTTATTGGGATGATCCAAATGAATTAATTGAAAGGCTTAAACTTTTGATTGCATCCAAAGACGCTGGAAACACCAACCATGATAATGAAATTATATCAATTATTGAAGAATTAAAGGAAGCCGGTATtgtaaagcaataaaataaattgaaatattatgttaATGCTCAGTGAATAAATAAACGTGTCTTAGACATgacaaataacaatgatatttataattgtaaagcagaatttaataaagtattaagtataaaggaggaaaatatattatctaatacaataaatacagaaataataaacaaaatcgaTGCCTGTATGAAAAAGGTGATGAATATAGATAAAAACATTTCGGTTTTAATGAATCGAGTAACAAAAGTTGAAAAGAATATTTCTAACAAAgaatttgaatataatattaataaacattatgaGCAAAGCGGACGTCGTAAATGAAATTCATAAAAATGCAAGGGTGAATTTTCCTCGAAGAAGCGTCATTTTAAGAGATATTGATGACCTCTGGCAAGCAGATTTAATAGATATGCAGACTTTTTCAAAACTGAATGCTGGttataagtacatattagtGATTATTGACTGTTTCTCAAAATACGCTTGGGCATTTCCACTCAAACGTAAGACTAAAGAAACCGTATCCAAAATGTTTGAAACATTATTATCAAGAGGACGTAAACCAATCAATTTACAAACAGACAGGGGTAATGaattttataatagtaatttcagaaaagttgttcaaaaatataatattaatcatTACTCTACATTTTCCACCAAAAAGGCATCAATAGTTGAAAGACTTATAAGAACTCTTAAAGCTAAGCTGTATAAGGAGTTTAGTCTGAAGGGTAATTATAAATGGGTCGATGGAACTCTTGACCAGAAAGTTTCAGAATATAATCATACTTTTCATAGGACGGTGGGAAGAGCGCCGATCACGATCAATCGTAGTAATAAAGGAGTTGTATTACAAAGATACATTAAGAATTTACTAACAAAGAAAAACCCGGTTTGCAAAAGGTTTCGTATTGGAGATTTTGTAAGAGTTAGCAAGTATAAAGGATGTTTCGAGAAACGATTTACCCCTAATTGGTCAACAGAAATATTTAAGATAACTAATGTTCGAAATACTAACCCCA
This is a stretch of genomic DNA from Leguminivora glycinivorella isolate SPB_JAAS2020 chromosome 20, LegGlyc_1.1, whole genome shotgun sequence. It encodes these proteins:
- the LOC125237024 gene encoding zinc finger protein 865-like: MSKPSSHAEDLYLSSSTEEDSSAPPPPPPKVDVIDKKKKSKPPTSTSSSKRSKRSSHTDSYLSSSTEEDLPAPPPLPPKADAVEKRKNPSHRHRQQARARGSE